A genomic window from Levilactobacillus yonginensis includes:
- a CDS encoding CtsR family transcriptional regulator: MENQNISDIIESYLKQILAESQQVEIRRAEIADQFNVVPSQINYVIKTRFTIQDGYVVQSKRGGGGYIRIEKVKLLDNLDFIDSLVSAVGDHITRHDGLAVVRSLFEAGAINRRETNIILAAIDKDAVSTGDRELDQRVRAQILISILNHLRYES; encoded by the coding sequence ATGGAGAATCAAAATATTTCAGATATTATTGAGTCTTACCTTAAGCAGATTTTGGCTGAGTCCCAGCAGGTAGAGATCCGCAGGGCAGAAATCGCTGATCAATTCAACGTTGTTCCGTCACAGATCAACTACGTGATTAAGACCCGCTTCACGATTCAGGACGGCTATGTCGTTCAAAGTAAGCGTGGTGGCGGTGGCTATATTCGAATCGAAAAGGTTAAATTACTAGATAATTTAGACTTCATTGATTCGTTGGTGTCCGCAGTTGGCGATCACATAACCCGTCACGATGGGTTAGCGGTCGTTCGTAGCCTGTTTGAGGCCGGCGCTATCAACCGGCGGGAAACAAATATTATTCTGGCAGCTATCGATAAAGATGCCGTCAGTACCGGAGACCGTGAGCTGGATCAACGCGTGCGGGCCCAGATTCTGATTTCGATTTTGAATCATTTGCGCTACGAGAGCTAA
- a CDS encoding ATP-dependent Clp protease ATP-binding subunit encodes MDNLFTPSAKSVLVLAQEQAKYFKHQAVGTEHLLLALTIEKNGIANKVLQQFSVTDDDVREEIERFTGYGTLANMDKDSYLPYSPKAKAMLALAGDEAKRLGATKIGTEHLLLALLSDETILSSRILKNLNVELADARKVVLRKLGISDTPKRRSEARARRGAPQGGTPTLDSLARNLTDSAKEGRMDPTVGRDKEVKRVIQILSRRTKNNPVLIGEPGVGKTAIAEGLAQRIVAGDVPEDMQNKRLMMLDMGSLVAGTKYRGEFEDRLKKVIEEIYNDGQVILFIDELHTLIGAGGAEGAIDASNILKPALARGELQTIGATTLDEYQKYIESDAALERRFATVQVNEPTAPEALQILKGLRSRYEDHHHVNITDEAVEQAVKLSSRYISDRFLPDKAIDLMDEASAKVRIDQMDKPTAASKQNQEIKDLADEKEKAIESQDFERAANLRTEEMKLREKIQAREAKEAASKKDDDHHYTLNVTGEDIADVVAEWTGVPVTQLKQTDADRLVNLEKILHQRVIGQKEAVSAVSRAIRRARSGLKDPNRPIGSFMFLGPTGVGKTELAKALAEAMFGSENNMIRVDMSEYMEKYSTSRLIGSAPGYVGYDEGGQLTEKVRQKPYSVVLFDEVEKAHPDVFNILLQVLDDGYLTDSKGRKVDFRNTILIMTSNLGATKLRDEKTVGFGKEDLANNYSAMASTIKETLKQSFRPEFLNRIDETVIFHSLQRPELHEIVKLMAKHIVDRVAEQNIKLKITPAAIDVVAKAGFDPEYGARPIRRALQTQVEDKLSESLLNGEVKTSDQVTIGATRGAITVNVKAATEKAKPDAVANH; translated from the coding sequence ATGGACAACCTATTTACACCGAGTGCTAAAAGCGTTTTAGTCTTAGCACAGGAACAAGCCAAGTATTTCAAGCATCAAGCGGTGGGGACGGAACATTTACTGCTTGCCCTCACGATTGAGAAGAACGGAATCGCGAACAAAGTCTTGCAACAATTTTCAGTGACTGACGACGATGTTAGAGAAGAAATTGAACGGTTCACGGGTTATGGCACGCTAGCTAACATGGATAAGGATAGTTACTTGCCTTATTCACCAAAGGCCAAAGCAATGCTTGCCCTGGCTGGTGATGAGGCCAAACGGTTGGGTGCGACCAAGATTGGGACGGAACATCTCCTATTAGCGCTCCTGAGCGATGAAACAATTTTATCATCCCGAATCCTAAAGAACTTAAATGTAGAACTCGCCGATGCCCGGAAGGTCGTTTTGCGTAAACTGGGGATTTCAGATACGCCTAAGCGGCGGAGTGAAGCCCGTGCACGTAGAGGGGCACCACAGGGCGGTACGCCAACGCTGGATTCGTTGGCTCGTAACTTAACCGACTCAGCCAAAGAAGGCCGTATGGACCCTACTGTGGGTCGTGACAAGGAAGTTAAACGGGTTATTCAGATTCTTAGTCGTCGAACTAAGAACAATCCGGTTTTAATTGGGGAACCTGGTGTTGGTAAAACGGCGATTGCTGAGGGCTTAGCTCAACGCATCGTGGCTGGTGATGTGCCAGAAGACATGCAGAACAAGCGTTTGATGATGCTCGACATGGGTTCATTAGTTGCCGGAACCAAGTACCGTGGTGAATTTGAAGATCGGTTGAAGAAGGTTATCGAAGAAATTTACAACGATGGTCAAGTTATCCTCTTCATTGATGAATTACACACGTTGATTGGTGCCGGTGGTGCTGAAGGGGCCATTGATGCTTCAAACATTTTGAAGCCAGCATTGGCTCGAGGTGAACTCCAAACCATTGGGGCGACGACGTTGGATGAGTACCAAAAGTACATTGAATCTGATGCCGCGTTAGAACGACGGTTTGCGACGGTTCAAGTCAACGAACCAACTGCACCGGAAGCCTTACAGATTTTGAAGGGCTTGCGATCCCGTTATGAAGATCACCATCACGTTAACATCACTGATGAAGCGGTCGAACAAGCTGTTAAGCTGTCTAGCCGTTACATCAGTGACCGGTTCTTACCTGATAAGGCCATTGATTTGATGGATGAGGCTTCTGCCAAGGTTCGTATTGACCAGATGGACAAGCCAACTGCTGCTTCTAAGCAGAATCAGGAAATCAAAGATTTAGCTGACGAAAAGGAAAAGGCCATTGAAAGCCAAGACTTTGAACGAGCAGCCAACTTACGGACGGAAGAGATGAAGTTGCGTGAGAAGATTCAAGCTCGTGAAGCCAAGGAAGCAGCTTCTAAGAAAGACGACGACCATCATTATACGCTGAACGTGACCGGTGAAGACATTGCTGATGTGGTTGCTGAATGGACTGGCGTTCCTGTGACACAGCTGAAGCAAACTGATGCCGATCGCTTAGTTAACTTGGAAAAGATCTTGCATCAGCGAGTTATTGGCCAAAAGGAAGCCGTTTCCGCGGTTTCTCGAGCAATTCGGCGAGCCCGCTCTGGGTTAAAGGACCCGAACCGGCCAATTGGATCATTCATGTTCCTGGGACCGACTGGTGTTGGGAAGACCGAATTAGCTAAGGCATTAGCTGAAGCGATGTTTGGCTCCGAAAACAACATGATTCGGGTCGACATGAGTGAATATATGGAGAAGTATTCAACCAGTCGCTTGATTGGGTCTGCTCCTGGTTACGTTGGTTACGATGAGGGTGGCCAATTGACTGAAAAAGTTCGGCAAAAGCCATACTCCGTGGTTCTCTTCGATGAAGTGGAAAAGGCTCATCCAGATGTCTTCAACATCTTGTTGCAGGTACTGGATGACGGTTACCTGACCGACTCCAAGGGTCGTAAGGTCGACTTCCGGAACACGATTCTTATCATGACGTCTAACTTAGGAGCCACTAAGCTACGTGATGAAAAGACCGTTGGGTTTGGTAAAGAAGACCTGGCCAACAATTACAGTGCAATGGCTTCAACCATTAAGGAAACGCTGAAGCAATCCTTCCGGCCAGAGTTCTTGAACCGAATCGATGAAACAGTTATCTTCCACTCGCTACAACGTCCAGAATTACACGAAATTGTGAAGCTCATGGCCAAGCACATTGTTGACCGGGTTGCTGAACAAAACATTAAGCTGAAGATTACTCCAGCGGCCATTGATGTGGTTGCCAAGGCTGGTTTTGATCCTGAATACGGGGCACGGCCGATTCGCCGGGCACTGCAGACTCAGGTTGAAGACAAGTTGAGTGAATCTCTGTTAAACGGTGAAGTTAAGACGAGCGACCAAGTTACCATCGGGGCAACACGAGGTGCGATTACCGTTAACGTCAAGGCGGCGACGGAAAAGGCTAAGCCTGATGCCGTAGCTAACCACTAG
- a CDS encoding TetR/AcrR family transcriptional regulator: MKREEQLTHTHAAILKAAREQFLSQGYSATSTRDIAREVGITQPALYHHFSDKEVIFLEVIKSVGQEVRTGLNQANDQLAAEESPDPVESLATITEVLTGVHPRDVFTVIHSSFRYLKPENQRQLGMVFMQDYLAPLEHFFSLGVVVLQPHLAAKDAASFYLTSLSPLFNSFHHVGPADASQHEQTIALIRLILFGVAVKK; this comes from the coding sequence ATGAAGAGAGAGGAGCAACTAACACACACGCACGCGGCTATTTTAAAAGCTGCGCGGGAACAATTCTTATCTCAAGGATATTCGGCCACATCAACACGGGACATTGCCCGTGAGGTGGGTATTACACAACCAGCACTTTACCATCATTTCAGTGATAAGGAAGTTATTTTCCTTGAGGTCATTAAAAGTGTAGGACAGGAAGTTCGAACGGGGCTTAACCAGGCTAATGATCAATTAGCTGCGGAGGAGTCGCCTGACCCTGTTGAGTCGTTGGCGACCATTACGGAAGTCCTAACGGGCGTTCATCCGCGCGATGTCTTTACCGTGATCCACAGTAGCTTTCGCTATCTGAAACCAGAAAACCAACGCCAATTGGGGATGGTTTTCATGCAGGACTACTTAGCGCCATTGGAACACTTCTTTAGCTTGGGCGTAGTCGTTTTACAGCCACATTTGGCGGCTAAGGACGCGGCGTCATTCTATTTAACCAGTTTGAGTCCCTTATTTAATTCATTTCATCACGTGGGTCCAGCGGATGCTTCACAGCATGAGCAGACCATTGCCCTGATTCGACTAATTCTATTTGGTGTCGCGGTTAAAAAGTGA
- a CDS encoding DNA-directed RNA polymerase subunit beta: MAGHLVKYGKHRTRRSYSRIKEVLDLPNLIEIQTNSYNWFLDEGLRDMFDDIMPIEDFQGNLSLEFVDYQLLEPKYTVDEAREHDANFSAPLHVTLRLTNHETGEIKSQDVFFGDFPLMTAQGTFIINGAERVIVSQLVRSPGVYFNEDTDKNGRTVFGATVIPNRGAWLEFETDAKNVSYVRIDRTRKIPMTELVRALGFGSDDEILDILGDNESLMQTLEKDIHKNTDDSRVEESLKDIYERLRPGEPKTADSSRSLLTARFFDPKRYDMAPVGRYKTNKKLSLKTRLLGLTLAETLADPDTGEIIAQKGTVVDKDVMKTLAPYLDQDDFKMVTFQPSDEAVVTEPLKLQIIKVQSPDDPEQEVPVIGNGNIDIKLKHIRPADIIASMNYFFDLQIGIGNTDDIDHLGNRRIRSVGELLQNQFRIGLSRMERVVRERMSIQDAATVTPQQLINIRPVVASIKEFFGSSQLSQFMDQTNPLGELTHKRRLSALGPGGLTRDRAGYEVRDVHYTHYGRMCPIETPEGPNIGLINSLSSYARVNKYGFIETPYRRVSWDTHKVTDKIDYLTADEEDNYVVAQANTPLNDDGSFATDTIMARDEDNNIETSADKIDYMDVSPKQVVAVATACIPFLENDDSNRALMGANMQRQAVPLLDPHAPLVGTGIEYKAAHDSGVALISQHEGTVEYVDAREIRVRRADDALDTYKLMKFRRSNGGKNYNQRPIVKVGDHVDNDEVLADGPSMENGELALGQNPLVAFMTWQGYNFEDAIGINERLVRDDVYTSIHIEEYESEARDTKLGPEEMTREIPNVGEDALKNLDEDGIIRIGAEVQDGDILVGKVTPKGVTELSAEERLLHAIFGEKAREVRDTSLKVPHGGGGIIQDVKIFTRENGDELSPGVNMMVRVYIAQKRKIQVGDKMSGRHGNKGTVSVVIPEEDMPYMPDGTPIDIMLSPMGVPSRMNIGQVLELHLGMAARKLGIHVATPVFDGAQDTDIADVVKEAGMAADAKTVLYDGRTGEPFDKRVAVGVMNYLKLAHMVDDKMHARSIGPYSLVTQQPLGGKAQFGGQRFGEMEVWALEAYGAAYTLQEILTYKSDDVVGRVKTYEAIVKGDPIPKPGVPESFRVLVKELQSLGLDMKVLNGNNEEIELRDMDDDDDDVVNVDALSKYAQQQEEQRKAAAQTEDAKATPAAPKNESQPNTQD, translated from the coding sequence TTGGCAGGACACTTAGTGAAATACGGGAAACACCGTACGCGCCGTAGCTATTCGCGAATCAAGGAAGTTCTTGATTTACCTAACTTGATTGAAATTCAAACCAATTCCTACAACTGGTTCCTCGACGAAGGTTTACGCGATATGTTCGACGACATCATGCCAATCGAAGATTTTCAAGGAAACCTTTCGTTAGAGTTTGTTGATTATCAATTACTGGAACCCAAATATACCGTGGATGAAGCGCGGGAACACGATGCCAACTTCTCGGCACCATTACACGTTACTTTACGCTTAACCAACCACGAAACGGGTGAAATTAAGTCGCAGGATGTCTTCTTTGGTGACTTCCCTCTGATGACGGCCCAAGGGACCTTCATCATCAACGGGGCAGAACGGGTTATTGTTTCCCAATTAGTCCGCTCACCAGGAGTTTACTTCAATGAAGATACTGATAAAAACGGTCGGACCGTCTTTGGTGCTACTGTAATCCCTAACCGGGGTGCTTGGCTCGAATTCGAAACCGACGCTAAAAACGTTTCTTACGTCCGGATTGACCGGACGCGGAAGATTCCAATGACCGAATTAGTTCGGGCATTAGGTTTTGGTTCCGACGATGAAATCTTGGATATCTTAGGTGATAACGAAAGCTTAATGCAGACGTTGGAAAAGGATATTCATAAGAACACCGACGATTCCCGTGTCGAAGAGTCCTTAAAGGACATTTACGAACGCCTACGTCCAGGTGAACCTAAGACGGCTGACTCTTCACGGAGCTTGCTGACTGCTCGGTTCTTTGACCCTAAGCGTTACGATATGGCTCCCGTTGGTCGTTACAAGACCAACAAGAAGCTGAGCTTGAAGACCCGTTTACTGGGCTTGACTTTAGCTGAAACGTTGGCTGACCCTGATACCGGTGAAATCATCGCGCAAAAGGGAACGGTCGTTGACAAGGACGTTATGAAGACTTTGGCACCATACTTGGATCAAGACGATTTCAAGATGGTTACTTTCCAGCCTTCAGACGAAGCCGTTGTTACGGAACCACTTAAATTACAAATCATCAAGGTGCAATCACCAGATGACCCAGAACAAGAAGTTCCCGTTATTGGGAATGGCAACATTGATATCAAGTTGAAGCACATTCGCCCAGCTGACATCATTGCTTCCATGAACTACTTCTTTGATCTGCAAATTGGGATCGGGAACACTGATGATATTGACCACTTGGGTAACCGGCGGATTCGTTCCGTGGGTGAACTCCTGCAAAACCAATTCCGAATCGGGTTATCTCGAATGGAACGGGTTGTGCGTGAACGGATGTCAATTCAGGACGCTGCGACGGTAACGCCACAACAACTGATCAACATTCGGCCAGTGGTTGCTTCCATTAAGGAATTCTTTGGTTCTTCACAACTTTCTCAATTCATGGATCAGACTAACCCATTGGGTGAATTAACCCATAAGCGTCGTCTATCCGCCCTTGGACCTGGTGGTTTGACACGTGATCGTGCCGGATATGAAGTCCGGGATGTTCATTACACCCACTACGGTCGGATGTGCCCAATTGAAACACCTGAAGGTCCTAACATTGGTTTGATTAACAGTCTTTCCAGTTACGCCCGGGTTAACAAGTATGGGTTCATCGAAACACCATATCGTCGTGTTTCATGGGATACGCATAAGGTTACCGACAAGATCGATTACCTGACTGCCGATGAAGAAGATAACTACGTTGTGGCACAAGCCAACACGCCGTTAAACGATGACGGTTCATTTGCTACGGATACCATCATGGCCCGTGACGAAGATAACAACATCGAAACTTCTGCCGACAAGATTGACTACATGGACGTTTCGCCAAAGCAAGTTGTTGCTGTGGCCACTGCATGTATTCCTTTCTTGGAAAACGATGACTCCAACCGTGCCTTGATGGGTGCCAACATGCAACGGCAAGCTGTGCCATTGCTGGACCCTCATGCACCATTAGTTGGGACTGGTATTGAATATAAAGCTGCGCATGACTCCGGAGTTGCTTTAATTAGCCAACACGAAGGAACTGTTGAATACGTTGATGCACGGGAAATCCGTGTTCGTCGTGCCGACGATGCGCTTGACACTTACAAGTTAATGAAGTTCCGCCGTTCTAACGGTGGTAAGAACTACAACCAACGTCCAATCGTTAAGGTTGGCGACCACGTCGACAACGACGAAGTCTTGGCTGATGGGCCTTCAATGGAAAATGGTGAATTAGCCTTAGGGCAAAACCCATTAGTTGCCTTCATGACTTGGCAAGGGTATAACTTCGAAGATGCCATCGGGATCAACGAACGGTTGGTTCGCGATGACGTTTACACGTCGATTCATATTGAAGAATACGAATCAGAAGCACGTGATACGAAGCTTGGACCTGAAGAAATGACTCGTGAAATCCCTAACGTTGGGGAAGATGCCCTGAAGAACTTGGACGAAGACGGAATTATCCGAATCGGTGCCGAAGTTCAAGATGGTGACATCTTGGTTGGTAAGGTTACGCCTAAGGGTGTTACAGAATTATCAGCCGAAGAACGGTTACTCCATGCCATCTTTGGTGAAAAGGCCCGTGAAGTGCGGGATACTTCTCTGAAGGTTCCACATGGTGGTGGCGGGATCATCCAGGATGTTAAGATCTTCACGCGTGAAAACGGTGATGAACTTTCTCCAGGTGTGAACATGATGGTTCGGGTCTACATCGCGCAAAAGCGGAAGATCCAAGTTGGTGACAAGATGTCCGGTCGTCACGGTAACAAAGGGACTGTGTCCGTTGTTATCCCTGAAGAGGACATGCCATACATGCCAGATGGTACGCCAATCGACATTATGTTGAGTCCAATGGGTGTGCCTTCCCGGATGAACATCGGGCAAGTGCTCGAATTGCATTTAGGGATGGCTGCTCGTAAGTTAGGTATTCACGTTGCTACGCCTGTCTTTGATGGTGCCCAAGATACTGATATCGCGGACGTTGTTAAGGAAGCTGGTATGGCTGCTGACGCTAAGACTGTCTTATACGATGGTCGGACTGGTGAACCGTTTGATAAGCGGGTTGCCGTCGGTGTCATGAACTACCTGAAGTTGGCCCACATGGTCGATGACAAAATGCACGCCCGTTCTATCGGACCTTACTCACTGGTTACGCAACAACCACTTGGTGGTAAAGCGCAATTCGGTGGCCAACGGTTTGGTGAAATGGAAGTCTGGGCTTTGGAAGCTTACGGTGCCGCTTATACGTTACAAGAAATCTTAACGTACAAGTCTGATGACGTGGTTGGCCGGGTTAAGACCTACGAAGCCATCGTTAAGGGCGATCCAATTCCAAAACCAGGTGTGCCTGAATCCTTCCGGGTTTTAGTTAAGGAATTACAATCCTTAGGTCTGGATATGAAGGTCTTAAACGGGAACAACGAAGAAATTGAACTCCGTGATATGGATGACGATGACGACGATGTTGTGAACGTTGATGCCTTAAGCAAGTACGCGCAACAACAGGAAGAACAACGCAAAGCCGCTGCTCAGACTGAAGACGCCAAAGCTACGCCAGCCGCACCAAAAAATGAAAGTCAACCGAACACACAAGACTAA
- the rpoC gene encoding DNA-directed RNA polymerase subunit beta' has product MVDVNKFESMQIGLASPDKIRSWSYGEVKKPETINYRTLKPEKDGLFDERIFGPTKDWECACGKYKRIRYKGVVCDRCGVEVTRSKVRRERMGHIELAAPVTHIWYFKGIPSRMGLVLDMSPRALEEIIYFASYVVLDPGDTALEKKQLLSERDYRDKLIEYGSGAFKAEMGAEAIKKLLMAVDLDKEVKELKEELKEATGQKRTRAVRRLDILEAFVTSGNRPEWMVMDAIPVIPPDLRPMVQLEGGRFATSDLNDLYRRVINRNSRLKRLLDLNAPGIIVQNEKRMLQEAVDALIDNGRRGRPVAGPGNRPLKSLSHMLKGKQGRFRQNLLGKRVDYSGRSVIDVGPSLKFNQMGLPVPMALELFRPFIMKELVARGLASNIKNAKRQIDREDDDVFNVLEDVIKEHPVLLNRAPTLHRLGIQAFEPVLVSGKAMRLHPLACEAYNADFDGDQMAIHVPLSDEAQAEARLLMLAAHHILAPASGKPVVAPSQDMVIGNYYLTMEEAAREGEGMIFTDLNEAVLAYRNGLVHWHTRVGVQVSGMTDKPFTDEQRSKIMMTTVGKLIFNNILPKSFPYLNEPTSTNLNGYVPDKYFLEPGEDIHDYLQNAELVGPFKKGFLSDIIAAVYQQYKVTETSKLLDRIKDLGYDESTKSGLTVGMVDVTDLKEKPEIIDAAHKQVATVTKQFRRGLITDHERYERVIGIWNDAKDDIQNALIHSFEQQNPIFMMSDSGARGNISNFTQLAGMRGLMAAPSGDIMELPITSNFREGLSVMEMFISTHGARKGMTDTALKTANSGYLTRRLVDVAQDVIIREKDCGTDRGLKIRAITDGNEMIEPLYDRILGRYTQKTVYDPETGDVIVPKNQMIVEDTAQKIVDAGVEEVTIRSAFTCNTEHGVCEHCYGRNMATGDEVEVGEAVGTVAAQSIGEPGTQLTMRNFHTGGVAGNEDITQGLPRVQELFESRNPKGKAEITEVTGSVESIEENPAERTKEITIKGEADTRTYTLPITARMRVSEGDFIHRGSALNYGSVDPKEMLRVRDVLSTETYILGEVQRVYRMQGVAISDKHVEIMVRQMLRKVRIMDPGDTDVLPGTLMDIQDFRRANYQTLIDGGIAATARPVILGITKAALETNSFLSAASFQETTRVLTDAAIRGKNDPLVGLKENVIIGKIIPAGTGMPDYRQIKPKEVGGTSTEGVYSISDLEKQMQEDSQA; this is encoded by the coding sequence TTGGTCGATGTCAATAAGTTCGAAAGCATGCAGATCGGGCTGGCTTCACCTGATAAGATCCGTAGCTGGTCTTACGGGGAAGTTAAAAAGCCTGAAACCATCAACTACCGGACGTTAAAGCCTGAAAAAGACGGGCTGTTCGACGAGCGGATTTTCGGTCCTACTAAGGACTGGGAATGTGCCTGTGGGAAATACAAACGGATTCGCTACAAGGGTGTCGTTTGTGACCGTTGTGGGGTTGAAGTTACCCGTTCTAAGGTACGTCGGGAACGGATGGGCCATATCGAATTGGCTGCTCCAGTAACTCACATCTGGTACTTCAAGGGTATCCCAAGTCGGATGGGCTTAGTCCTCGACATGAGTCCCCGGGCGTTGGAAGAAATCATCTACTTTGCTTCCTACGTTGTTTTAGACCCAGGTGACACTGCGCTCGAAAAGAAGCAATTACTTTCCGAACGTGATTACCGTGACAAACTGATTGAATACGGTAGTGGCGCCTTCAAGGCTGAAATGGGTGCCGAAGCCATCAAGAAATTATTGATGGCAGTAGACCTAGATAAAGAAGTTAAGGAATTAAAGGAAGAATTGAAGGAAGCTACTGGCCAAAAGCGGACGCGTGCCGTTCGTCGTTTGGACATTTTGGAAGCCTTCGTAACATCTGGTAACCGTCCTGAATGGATGGTAATGGATGCTATTCCGGTAATCCCACCTGATTTACGGCCAATGGTACAACTTGAAGGTGGACGGTTTGCTACGTCTGACCTGAACGACTTGTACCGGCGGGTTATCAACCGGAACAGCCGGTTGAAGCGTTTATTGGATCTGAATGCACCTGGTATCATCGTTCAAAACGAAAAGCGGATGCTTCAAGAAGCCGTTGACGCCTTGATCGATAACGGTCGTCGTGGCCGTCCAGTTGCTGGTCCTGGTAACCGTCCATTGAAGTCTCTTTCACATATGTTGAAAGGGAAACAAGGGCGGTTCCGTCAAAACTTGTTAGGGAAGCGGGTTGACTACTCAGGTCGTTCCGTTATTGACGTTGGTCCTTCCCTCAAGTTCAACCAAATGGGCTTACCAGTCCCTATGGCTTTGGAATTATTCCGGCCATTCATCATGAAGGAACTGGTTGCGCGTGGCCTGGCTTCTAACATTAAGAACGCCAAGCGCCAAATTGATCGTGAAGATGACGATGTCTTTAACGTTTTGGAAGACGTCATCAAGGAACACCCTGTTCTGTTGAACCGGGCCCCTACGCTTCACCGTTTGGGTATTCAAGCGTTTGAACCCGTTTTGGTTAGTGGTAAAGCTATGCGTCTTCACCCATTGGCCTGTGAAGCTTACAACGCCGATTTCGATGGGGACCAAATGGCCATCCACGTTCCGTTATCTGACGAAGCACAAGCTGAAGCACGTTTGCTGATGCTGGCTGCTCACCATATCTTGGCACCTGCCAGTGGTAAGCCAGTTGTTGCGCCTTCTCAAGATATGGTTATCGGGAACTACTACCTGACGATGGAAGAAGCTGCTCGTGAAGGTGAAGGCATGATCTTTACCGACTTAAATGAAGCAGTCTTGGCCTACCGGAATGGGTTAGTTCACTGGCACACTCGGGTCGGGGTCCAAGTCTCCGGCATGACCGACAAGCCATTTACTGATGAACAACGGAGCAAGATCATGATGACGACCGTTGGGAAGTTGATTTTCAACAACATCCTGCCTAAGTCATTCCCATACCTGAATGAACCAACCAGTACGAACTTGAACGGTTACGTTCCAGATAAGTACTTCTTGGAACCAGGTGAGGACATTCATGATTACCTACAAAATGCTGAATTAGTTGGTCCATTTAAGAAGGGCTTCTTGTCCGACATTATCGCGGCCGTTTACCAACAATACAAGGTTACTGAAACCTCTAAGTTATTGGACCGGATTAAGGATTTGGGTTACGACGAATCTACGAAGTCTGGGTTAACGGTTGGGATGGTCGACGTTACCGACTTAAAGGAAAAGCCAGAAATTATCGACGCTGCCCACAAACAGGTTGCAACGGTAACGAAGCAATTCCGTCGTGGGTTGATTACCGACCACGAACGTTACGAACGGGTTATTGGTATCTGGAACGATGCCAAGGACGACATTCAAAACGCCTTGATTCACAGTTTCGAGCAACAGAACCCTATCTTTATGATGAGTGATTCTGGTGCCCGGGGGAACATTTCTAACTTTACGCAACTTGCCGGTATGCGTGGACTGATGGCCGCACCTAGTGGTGACATCATGGAGCTGCCTATCACGTCTAACTTCCGTGAAGGTTTGTCAGTGATGGAAATGTTCATTTCGACCCATGGGGCCCGTAAAGGGATGACCGATACGGCCTTGAAGACTGCCAACTCAGGTTACCTGACTCGGCGGTTGGTCGATGTTGCGCAAGACGTTATCATTCGGGAAAAAGATTGTGGAACTGACCGTGGTTTGAAGATTCGTGCCATCACTGATGGTAACGAAATGATCGAACCATTGTACGACCGGATCTTAGGGCGTTACACCCAAAAGACCGTCTATGATCCAGAAACTGGGGACGTAATTGTTCCTAAGAACCAAATGATTGTTGAAGACACCGCACAAAAGATTGTTGATGCTGGTGTTGAAGAAGTTACTATTCGTTCTGCCTTTACTTGCAACACCGAACATGGTGTTTGTGAACATTGTTACGGTCGTAACATGGCTACTGGTGACGAAGTTGAAGTTGGTGAAGCTGTCGGGACTGTTGCCGCTCAATCAATCGGTGAACCTGGTACCCAGCTGACCATGCGTAACTTCCATACCGGTGGTGTTGCCGGGAACGAAGATATTACCCAAGGGCTTCCTCGTGTTCAAGAATTGTTTGAATCTCGGAACCCTAAAGGTAAAGCTGAGATTACTGAAGTTACTGGGTCGGTTGAATCAATCGAAGAAAACCCAGCTGAACGGACGAAGGAAATCACGATTAAGGGTGAAGCCGATACGCGGACTTACACGTTACCAATCACTGCCCGCATGCGGGTCAGCGAAGGTGACTTCATTCACCGTGGTTCTGCATTGAACTATGGGTCTGTTGATCCTAAGGAAATGCTTCGTGTTCGTGATGTCTTATCAACTGAAACTTACATCTTAGGTGAAGTTCAACGAGTTTACCGGATGCAAGGTGTTGCCATCAGTGATAAGCACGTTGAAATCATGGTTCGTCAGATGTTACGTAAAGTTCGGATCATGGATCCGGGTGATACCGACGTTCTGCCTGGTACTTTGATGGATATTCAAGACTTCCGTCGTGCTAACTACCAGACGCTGATCGATGGTGGCATTGCTGCTACCGCACGTCCAGTTATCTTGGGGATTACCAAGGCTGCCCTGGAAACGAACAGTTTCTTGTCAGCCGCATCCTTCCAGGAAACGACGCGTGTCTTGACCGATGCTGCTATTCGGGGCAAGAACGATCCACTGGTTGGTTTGAAGGAAAACGTTATTATTGGGAAGATTATTCCTGCCGGGACTGGGATGCCAGATTACCGTCAGATCAAACCCAAAGAAGTTGGCGGTACGTCAACCGAAGGCGTCTACTCCATCAGCGATTTGGAAAAACAAATGCAAGAAGACTCACAGGCCTAG